From a single Xiphophorus maculatus strain JP 163 A chromosome 5, X_maculatus-5.0-male, whole genome shotgun sequence genomic region:
- the dusp5 gene encoding dual specificity protein phosphatase 5, with protein sequence MKVSSIDCRRLKKIIRKECGSCLIVDCRPYFSFTNSSIRGSVNVNLNSLVVRRSRGGPVPLQFVIPDERALFRLREGSISAIVALDDRTSHWQKLKKDSVAQIVINTLSHLASGASICFLKGGYENFYSQYPELCTEVKTIDQSGTETEKRVSSHSEKLSHRKPDYDQGKPVEILPFLYLGSAYHASRQDYLSDLHITALLNVSRRDLHPTRGHYDYKWIPVEDSPMADISSHFQEAIEFIDQVKQSGGKVLVHCEAGISRSPTICMAYIMRTQKLRLNEAFEVIKQRRSVISPNFSFMGQLLQFESEVLSNAPAMAATPEPATPCVTESASFFANDFSATFSTKNFEPSMFTLPTSCLQSPVHHPLKLSPITALP encoded by the exons ATGAAGGTCTCCAGCATTGACTGCCGGCGTCTAAAGAAGATCATCAGGAAGGAGTGCGGCAGCTGTCTGATTGTGGACTGTCGACCCTATTTTTCATTCACGAACTCCAGTATCAGAGGGTCCGTCAACGTCAATCTCAACTCTCTGGTGGTCCGGAGGTCGCGGGGAGGGCCTGTGCCTCTGCAGTTCGTCATCCCGGACGAGAGAGCCCTGTTTCGGCTCCGGGAAGGGAGCATATCGGCGATCGTGGCTCTCGATGACCGGACGTCCCACTGGCAGAAGCTGAAAAAGGACAGTGTAGCACAAATAGTAATAAACACCCTGTCGCATCTAGCGAGCGGGGCAAGCATCTGCTTCTTGAAAG GAGGATACGAAAACTTCTACTCTCAATACCCTGAACTTTGCACTGAGGTGAAAACCATTGACCAGAGCGGAACTGAAACCGAGAAAAGAGTCAGCAGCCACAGCGAGAAGCTTTCTCACCGCAAACCAGATTATGATCAG GGTAAACCCGTAGAGATCCTTCCTTTCCTCTACCTCGGCAGTGCCTACCACGCTTCCAGACAGGACTATCTCAGCGACCTTCACATCACAGCCTTGCTCAACGTGTCGCGTCGGGACCTGCATCCGACCAGGGGCCACTATGACTACAAGTGGATCCCGGTGGAGGATAGCCCCATGGCCGACATTAGCTCACACTTTCAGGAGGCAATAGAATTCATTG ATCAAGTGAAGCAATCAGGAGGGAAGGTACTGGTACACTGCGAAGCAGGCATCTCACGCTCGCCCACCATCTGCATGGCGTACATCATGAGGACCCAGAAACTGAGGCTTAATGAAGCCTTCGAGGTCATCAAGCAGCGGCGCTCCGTCATTTCGCCGAACTTCAGCTTCATGGGCCAGCTGTTGCAGTTCGAGTCCGAGGTCTTGTCCAACGCTCCGGCCATGGCTGCCACACCCGAACCGGCCACTCCGTGCGTCACAGAGTCAGCCTCGTTTTTTGCCAATGACTTCTCCGCCACTTTCAGCACCAAAAACTTTGAGCCATCCATGTTCACCCTCCCTACCTCTTGCCTGCAGTCCCCAGTACACCACCCGTTGAAACTGAGCCCAATAACTGCACTgccttaa